Proteins encoded together in one Colius striatus isolate bColStr4 chromosome 3, bColStr4.1.hap1, whole genome shotgun sequence window:
- the PPARGC1A gene encoding peroxisome proliferator-activated receptor gamma coactivator 1-alpha, with translation MAWDMCNQDSVWSDLECAALVGEDQPLCPDLPELDLSELDVNDLDADSFLGGLKWYSDQSEIISNQYSNEPANIFEKIDEESEANLLAVLTETLDSIPVDEDGLPSFDALTDGDVTNENATSPSPMPDGTPPTQEAEEPSLLKKLLLAPANTQLNYNECSGLSTQNHANTNHRIRTSPVVVKTENSWSNKAKSICQQQKPQRRPCSELLKYLTTNDDPPQTKPAENKNNSKDKCTSKRKLHLQSQTNHLQAKPTSLSLPLTPESPNDPKGSPFENKTIEQTLSVELSGTAGLTPPTTPPHKANQDNPFRTSPKPKSSCKTVVPPSKKPRYSESSGSQENNPIKKGPEQSELYAQLSKTTVLSSGHEERKTKRPSLRLFGDHDYCQSVNSKSEIHIKISQELQDSRQLEFKDSSPGWQCQVCSSLEQDQYFKKETLQTSKQGSHVNNRKQLQDQEIRAELNKHFGHPSQAVFDEEADQTRELRDSDYSNEQFSKLPMFINSGLAMDGLFDDSEDESDKLCYPWDGTQAYSLFDVSPSCSSFNSPCRDSVSPPKSLFSQRSQRTRSRSRSFPQRRSCSRSPYSRSRSRSPCSRSSSRSCCYYESSHCRHRAYRSSPLGARSRSRSPCSRRPRYDNYEEYQHERLKREEYRKEYEKRESERAKQRERQRQKAIEEHRVIYLGKIRPGTTRTELRDRFEVFGEIEECTVNLRDDGDSYGFITYRYTCDAFAALENGYTLRRSNEPDFELYFCGRKQFCKSNYADLDSNSDDFDPASTKSKYDSMDFDSLLKEAQRSLRR, from the exons AAGATAGATGAAGAGAGCGAGGCAAACTTGCTAGCCGTTCTCACTGAGACACTGGACAGCATCCCCGTGGATGAGGATGGATTGCCTTCATTTGATGCACTGACAGATGGAGATGTGACCAACGAAAATGCCACTAGCCCTTCCCCAATGCCCGACGGCACCCCTCCAACTCAGGAGGCAGAAGAGCCGTCTCTA CTTAAGAAGCTCTTGCTGGCTCCAGCCAACACTCAGCTAAATTACAATGAATGCAGTGGTCTCAGCACACAGAACCATGCAAACACTAATCACAGGATCAGAACAAGCCCTGTGGTTGTTAAG ACTGAGAATTCATGGAGCAATAAAGCGAAGAGCATTTGTCAACAGCAAAAGCCTCAAAGACGTCCCTGCTCCGAACTTCTCAAATATCTGACTACGAATGATGACCCTCCTCAGACCAAACCAGCAGAGAACAAGAACAACAGCAAAGACAAATGCACCTCCAAAAGGAAGCTCCATCTGCAGTCTCAGACAAATCACCTGCAAG cCAAACCAACAAGTTTATCACTTCCGTTGACGCCCGAGTCACCAAA TGATCCCAAGGGTTCCCCATTTGAGAACAAGACTATTGAACAAACCTTAAGTGTGGAACTCTCTGGAACTGCAG gcCTAACTCCACCTACGACCCCTCCTCATAAAGCCAACCAGGATAATCCTTTTAGGACTTCACCTAAGCCGAAGTCATCATGCAAGACTGTTGTACCACCTTCAAAAAAGCCCCGTTATAGTGAGTCTTCCGGTTCTCAAGAAAATAACCCAATCAAGAAGGGTCCAGAACAGTCTGAGCTGTATGCACAGCTTAGCAAGACTACAGTACTGTCCAGTGGACATGAGGAGAGAAAGACAAAACGGCCCAGTTTGCGGCTGTTTGGTGACCATGACTACTGTCAATCTGTGAATTCAAAATCGGAAATACACATTAAGATATCCCAGGAACTTCAGGACTCCAGACAACTAGAATTTAAGGATTCTTCACCTGGGTGGCAGTGTCAGGTTTGTTCTTCCTTAGAACAAGACCAGTATTTCAAGAAAGAGACTTTACAGACAAGTAAGCAGGGATCCCATGTTAATAACAGGAAACAGCTCCAAGACCAGGAAATTCGAGCTGAACTGAACAAGCATTTTGGTCACCCAAGCCAAGCTGTTTTTGATGAAGAAGCAGATCAGACAAGAGAACTAAGGGACAGTGATTACAGTAATGAACAATTCTCCAAACTACCTATGTTTATAAATTCCGGACTAGCGATGGATGGTCTCTTTGATGACAGTGAAGATGAAAGTGATAAACTATGCTACCCTTGGGATGGGACACAAGCCTATTCATTATTTGATGTATCgccttcttgctcttcttttaaCTCTCCATGCAGAGATTCTGTGTCTCCACCCAAATCCTTATTTTCTCAAAGATCCCAAAGGACACGCTCTAGATCAAGGTCCTTTCCTCAACGCAGGTCTTGTTCCCGTTCTCCATATTCCCGATCGAGATCAAGGTCACCCTGTAGTAGATCCTCTTCAAG ATCTTGTTGCTATTATGAGTCCAGCCACTGTAGACACCGAGCATACAGAAGTTCTCCCTTAGGTGCAAGATCGCGATCCAGATCACCGTGCAGTCGCAGACCCAG ATATGACAACTATGAGGAATATCAGCATGAAAGGCTGAAGAGGGAAGAATACCGCAAAGAGTATGAAAAACGGGAATCTGAAAGGGCCAAACAAAGGGAGAGACAAAGGCAGAAAGCAATT GAAGAACATCGTGTGATTTATCTGGGTAAAATCAGACCTGGCACAACTCGAACAGAACTGAGGGACCGGTTTGAAGTTTTTGGTGAAATTGAGGAGTGCACAGTAAATTTGCGGGATGATGG AGACAGCTATGGTTTCATCACCTACCGCTACACTTGTGACGCCTTTGCTGCTCTTGAAAATGGATACACTTTACGCAGGTCAAATGAACCTGACTTTGAGCTGTACTTCTGTGGACGCAAGCAATTTTGCAAGTCTAACTATGCAGACCTAG ATTCAAACTCAGATGATTTTGATCCTGCTTCCACTAAAAGCAAGTATGACTCCATGGATTTTGATAGTTTACTTAAAGAGGCACAGCGGAGCCTGCGTAGGTAA